The window GTGGTCGAAAATTGCTAGTCATCTTCCAGGGAGGACAGATAACGAAATTAAGAACTTCTGGAATACCCATTTGAGGAAAAAGCTTCTACAAATGGGAATTGATCCAAACACACACAAGCCAAGAACAGACCTAAATCATTTTCTCAACCTTTCTCAATTGTTTAATAATGGGATACCAAATCCTCTAACTAGTGATCATCTCAAGTTGCAAGCAGAAATAGCCAAACTGCAATTACTACAAAATCTTTGCCAACTTCTAAACCCAACCACTGCTATTCCTACCACCATTAACAGTAATGGATTTCAAAACCCTAACCCTAGCCAATTTCAAGCTGGTTCTTCAACCGGTTTTGCGTCGGTATCGGGTTTCGAAGATGGGGACAAGATCAATAAAGCTAATAAATTGGAAGAAATGGGAAGTTTTGATTATGTTATTCAACCTGAGAATTATTATCAACTTCCTCCATTGATTTTAGAATCTCCTGATGGTTCAACTTCAAATGTTAACCAAATCGAGAGTATTGAAACAAATCCACTGTGTTTCTCCACCAATTCAAACTCACCTACTCCATCCTCTTCTATCTTTGATAGTTTGGAGTCTTTGATGAATGATGATGAAGCAAGTGGGTCATACTGGAAGAATATTCTACAGTAAGTATCATATATATCACCCAACCACATACTTAACTTCtgttaaatcaatattaataaactcaaaaGAACAAACCCAATATAGGGTTATGACAAAtcatttagtttatatatgttgtgaattttttttataaaaaaagtctaaatttGGTTCAGATTATATTTTGTGTAACTTTTTCTATTCATTATTTAGCATTTTCAAATGTGggttttagaaagaaaaaaaaaagctttagACTTTAAGGGTGGGTGGCTTAAAGATGAAttagaataatttatttgaaaccTAAACAATTTaagtataataattatttgtattattcttTGATTGGAATAcatagtttctctctcttaaaTATCTTTGTTTctctaacttttatttatccttaccatttttttcttttgcagatcaacaatttgatatatatatatatatatatatatatatatatatctcacaAAGCTTTCAAACAATGGagagttttatttatatacacaAAGTGGGCATCTCATGGTTTGATTTGAAGGATTGTTATTGAGTGGATTGTTAATtcttatatattctttttctcaaaacccctttgttctttttaattataatatagtgttcatataaattgaaatcaatatGTAATATGTCCAAACAAATATCCAAATTTCCACGTTGGATATGTTTAATTCAATTAGGGTTATATAGGATTAGGATTTATATGTAATTAGTTCATTGTATTAAAtctttatgtttattttgttttatttgtatacAGTATCATCATGATCATAATAATACTTAagttttttctgtttatttatttattctttaattcttcaTCAAACTCATTTTCTAATCGACACCAATTTCCGATAAATGAATTCCCATCATCCCAAACAGAAAATACTTaggaaaagaaacatattatttaatcGTAAACTACaatgttaattaatgaatCATGTGATGAAGAGAcgaataaaagattaaattattagttattgTAACGACAGAGATTTACTTACCgaagaaaattagaatgaaaatgaatttgtgTGTTGACCTTTGACATTGGATTGGAAGTCATAGTTGgctttgaaaatattatatcaagGCAGCAACCCCattgttataaaattatttaacttatGTGTTTAGTAAGTTacatatcaataataaaaatatcattgaaTTGTTCGTcgtaatttaaacaaattaaatctttGAAATATATCATTGCTAATATCGATTTTGAGGTTATGTCATATATagcaataaaatatatcaacattGACTACTATGTTTGTTACAATATCATgcactatttttttcttcatcctttctctctttgttACTATACTTAATTACCATGAGAGACATTGATGAAAGTTGGTTGATTATATTGATAATGAAGACTGGCATGTATGTTTGATGGATATATTATAATGATTGAGGGATTATATATGGTAGTGTTTAATTAGGAAACAAAGTCAAAGAATTAGTTAGTAAAATGTTGGGTTCTATTAGGTAAAAGAAGAAGTGATTTGCGTTTAAGACAAGTCATTGACACACTATCATCTTATAATCTATTATTCTACGTTCTAGAAAACCTATTCTTTACCAACCTATAGCTAACTCtctctttatctttctttcaatttatttgcTAAATTCATGAATATATTCCGTTggtcatatttattttaaatatatgatgataataattaagttagtattcattttgtttcaatcCTACTTTTGGAATATgatcaaaatgttttttttttcctcttagAAAGACGTTATTGgtcaattatttaaaagttgtttatttcatatagataaataaataagaggtAACTACACGACAACAGTAAGAACAACTCATTGATTAAATGATATAATGAGtgatgaaaaagaagtgaatTATCCAATCCTATTCTTTTGATTTAGATGGAAAGTTTTGAACATGCATTACCATATGAATACAAAGGATATATACATTAGTGAATAAATTGTATCTTTACATTGATGATCACAGAAATAGATTTTGATTGGCTAATTTTTAACACAACATATACCGTAAATACCTCTCTTTCAAACTCAAGGAGTTAGAGTAGCGGTTAACTTGAGTTTGTGAAGTATTTGATCGGGCCAAAATGATTGAGTGACAACTTTtgtaatgatatttatttgttaatagTATAGAGGGATTGTAAGAGAAGAGTATTGCTCTCATGAAATGATGACAAACAAAATGAGTCGATTATAATCTTGGGTCTGAGACGTTACAAATGGTATTAGAGAGAAACCAATACTAGCAGTACGTAAGATGTGGTTTTACAAATGAACCAAGTGGAAGCTTTGGTGTGTAATGACCCAAATTTATGAGAAGAACATAAATGAACCGATGTCACATATGAATGGAAAGGGATCATGAGTACTTGAAACCATGGTCAAGAAAGGCTTAAAAGAACTGAAAGTTACTACTTATACCAATAATAAtgtgcatttttctttttagtcaATCAAGCATAGAAACTCTAAAGTGTTAAGTGAGTTTAGCTTGGAGCAATCATATGCTGGGGGATCTCTTAGAGGTTTTCCTAAGATGCAGGTGAGTGCGGACAAACCATATGCTGAACGAATCCGTGTTGGTTTATGCAAAGGACTTTTACTCTTAGATCAAGTCTTTATGGTAAGCAAAGATGATGTTGTCAAATCATAGAAGAGTGTCGAGACCATTAGTTGTCGAATCCATACTTCAATCCTAGCTAGCCTGGGGTATGTAGCATTAATAGAATATACTGGTTTGAGAAATCTGGATCACACTATGGACTGTCGTCATAATGAAGTATAGTACATAATAGTAGATTGTTGAGGAACAATAACCCATATTAGCAAGTGAAAATGTGAAGCAACGTTTCTTTCTTACCTCGACAAGAAACGAGAGAATCACctaagttaaaatattaacatgaACACAAAAGAcagaaaacatattttaaccatatttcttataaacaagaggtaaatttaaaaagtactcttttgtattttattatataccaagagagagagaagaataaataagtAGAGCTGTATGGGCATCCCCTAGGGCATGTGGGAACTATTGTCATCTTCTAAAGATGAGGGttaaattttgtcattcttTTCAGGATAACACCACATTTGATTCAATCTTTTTTCAAAGTTCATACGTTGAGAAGTAGTGtattaaattacattattacattatatatctatttaaactttaaattttgattgttaccaaattcatttcaatgcatacataattttcaaatgcaaagtctaaataattttgatcaaaACCTGTTCTGCTTCTTTGAAAATCAAGTATGAttcttctcttcatttttctttttggtttctttcaaaCTGTTTGTACCTGTTGAATATGAGAAATGAAGGAATCCTACTAGTCAGTAATCAAGAGTTTCGGATTCGAGTAGCTATAAAAGTGGTTTTGTATTCATCAAATAAGTAGATGACCCTTGACTTTCGAGAGAATAGCATAACTTAGAAAAATTTAAGGGTGCCAAACCAAAATTCTCAAGTATTATTCTATATTCTTTTGGCAAGTTGTAGCAGAATatgtatactttttttctttttaggaaaacCAACTATTTCTGTCTAAAGCTATACcattctaaaactaaaactgaTGGAAGGAATTAGTAATGAGACATTAGAGAATTTGTTGATATGGGACCTGCCATGTTTCCTCCTGCGTCTAAGATCGAGCAGTCTCCCTCATCAAAGTAATCTGATTTAGCATTGAATAAAAGCATAATGACAGACATACAATTGCGAATCCATATAATTTATACACAAACATTAGATGTTTGGTTAATGCtccaataaagaaaatatgacggctagaaaataaattagagtTTTTATCTTAGTTAGGTTTTgttcaaaatctattttagTTGTAATAGACcttaataaaacttttaatgaGTGATTTTGTAGCGTGGACACATCCGCTGCACCATGACCAGAATTAAGCTAAAATTGAGtactattttatatattttttaagtataattataattgatgatcaatatagaaataataattaaggatataacaacatttaaaaaacttgcaaatatagcaaaactattgTCGATAGGCTTGTATATCGCTGATATATTTGTATGATctagaccaatatttacaacatgttTTGTCGGTGATACACTTttgtcattgatagaatttgacaaattttgctacatttgcaattttttgaaaatattgttatctacttaattattttgtatcggctaaatttgcaaccatcccatattttaatttgacatttcaaaattaatacaaaaaataaataatgtgaaGGAGCACGTGTCTCCTGACCCGTACAGACATACAATTTAGTTTTAACTTATTCATCCTAGACAAAGACAATCCCTAGTAGAATTAGGACGTGGTCAAGTATTTAAGAGTCTGTCcgataatttttttgtttccgtttctcattctttatttttctttttttagaacaaaaaacatgactatattttctatttcttaaaagaaaatcataaacttgtttcataattatttattgttttcgttttttttctaacctttttgcctttttagtttaaatataatttaattatttttaaaataaaaatatatatagttcaaaattgaaaattaaattaacatataattatgaaaatttaagaaaaagaaaagtaaaaacaaaccATAAAGATATTAAacgtatatatgtatgtgtgtgaaAGATTAATAAAGGAGAAAACATATTTCTATAAaggagaaaacaaattaagaaatattaaacatataaaattaataaaagaagaaaaatataaattaaaaaaatattaaacatgtaaatatgaaaattaaatgcacgaaagaaaagaacaaaacaagttaaaaaatataagaataaataaaatcatcaaAGTTGGGAATTGAACCATCACTTTTCAGCCAAATAGAAGCATCTTTTTACCATAGAGATTTAAAAACATTGTGAAAATAGAATCAAACAAAATGGAAATAGATTTTTGCatgtttcttaaattttagaaaccaGAAAAGGGAATGACTATCAAATCCATCTGtttcttgaaagaaagaaaagagagaaacagGGGCCCTAAACTTCCATAGTTTACTGATTCATCATCAGCTGCTAGAATTGGGTATTGAACTTGAAATGCTTCCATTTGGTCCTCTGCAGTATTATGAACAAAGTGAATCAACCTTTTATTTCATTCagtagaagaaaacaaagtaccATAGAATGATCGTCTAAGAGACGTTAAAACTAAAAGACTGCCATCAATAGTGCTAATGTCCTTCAGTATATATGTCGTTTGTCTGTGTGCCATCCGTTCCATTCTCCTCAACAAACTCATCCACCCACTTATGTTTACCGTCTGCCATTCATTATATTCTGGGAAGTGGGAATTAAGTTTGGCATAGGTTCATACAACATCCTTCAACGAATATATctataatatcaatatcaaactTCAATGAACCAAAAAGGGAATATATTTCCAAACAGATCAGGTTCTTGTTCAAAACCTCCATTGTTGGCTATAGATGGCATGTTTACCATGTGTTCTAATGTGGTCACCTACATAGAGAAAATGCACTTAGAACAGGAATATTTAGTATTGCAAGTTCCACAATGCACAGAAATGGCATAAATCTTATCAATAACGTCAACAAGGCACTGATCTGACCAGTGGAATGGATGAAAAGCGAAGATATAACTTCATATTCCTACCTCCTTCAACGCCCGTGACTTTCGTCGAATCGAGAAATTGATGAATACTACTCCTATCTGGATCTGCACAGACAGCCCAATACGCTTCTCATCATCTGCTAAACCATCCTACAACTTTGGCGTATCACAGacacaaatcaaataattatccGGCGACACAACAAACGGTATCCTCGATTAACGTTCCCCTGGAGGCAAGAAAATTAATTGCAATGTACAATCGATTTATTTAGAGTACAAATTTTCTCTGTCAGCATAGCTGTTAGAAGAAAGCAACAAATAACACTAACACGGGATTGTCAGCTGAACAATAACATCATAGCAGTGTTCCAAGTTTTTACATACttctaaaataatctacagCCAAAAAAAGCTTGCAAAGTTTTGTTCGAACAACTTAACATCACACTAGTTTGTTTCATCAACAGACGACAGAACATCATTTAAGGGTATGAAAACTAGATCTTTTACTTAATGATATTTTACACCACAGAACTTGGAGGTAATACGACAATAATACTTAAGAGCATGGGCCAATACAAGAACCAAATGTCAAAGATTGCCAAGCCACGTTTATTGGAAGTATTCATTATGATCAAAGGAACTATAGTGTTACACTAACATGATGCAACATAACATAATTATTAAACCCCACCAGTTACAGAGACTTTTAGAGATTCCTATTTCATCATCAAGTCTTTCTGTCCTATATTTGTTCATCATCTTATTGGGTCTTACCGTATTAATGAACCATGAAAGCTTTtgtatttaattcttttattggcaattttatttgatgataAACCAAAATGAACTCGAAAAGAGCTTGAGAAAattacacacatatatattagcCAACAATGGCACATGCCATGCAAGAAACAATTCTGACAGTCAACTCACCTAGAAGTTCAAATTTTgtctccatttcttttcatttcaaaccTCATTTCCTTCCAATAATTTGCATAAACtaacatttttagtttataagttttgatttggttttattGTAACAAAGCATTAATAAACTTGAGGTGGAATAACGATGGTTAATAGACTTGATTTTCAAGAATTCCAAAACTATTACCAATCGGGAccttagttttttttccaggtaaagacaacaaaaatgaatcaagGTGGGAAAGTacttaaaatctaattttattgaactttAGCAGAGTACTTCAGAAATATCTGTCTCAGAGAAGCAACTGATAGACTGAAGAAAGTATCAACAATCAATGTCATgcggtttttttttcttgcaaatTTGAGGTAAAAGCAAACAGAGGAACCGCCTTATTTGTTCTTCACCATATTATGAACTTAGAAACTATTAACTAATTTCTAATcttgaataaaagaagaacATTCTTCTTTTAGCAAACTCAATTGGATTAGAATCTAAgtcaatgaaaaataaatggaaataCTAATGGGAAGTATTGTTCAACCTCCACCATCCCCATTACCGATGCAAGTAAGCATCACAACCTTTCTAGAATCATTTTCACAATTATGAACTTGCCTTTTGTCGAAGGCAATGGGGTCTGAAGCATCATGTTCAAACCAAGCTTTGACGAGCTCTCTGTCATTCCTCCGCATTATATCAGATAGGAAATCCGTTACAATTTTCTCATATCCTGGCATCTTCGCAAACCCAGGAAAGTAATTGATATCAACTATGAGATAACGGTTCTTGTTTCTTGAATCCCGCATCATATCGAAATTGAAGAGGTTAAGCTTCAACGCATGTCTCAATCCTTTGGCTATATCGGTGACGAAGCTCAACGGCGGCATCTCGGTGTCGTCTAACTGCATCATTTGATAATACTTTTCATCAACTCTCTCATGGTTCGTCAAATTCGATACCTGAGAGAACGATTGCAAATCCTCGACGCTTTCTAATGTATCCTCAGAAATGTCTGGAAGTGACTTTCTCTTGACGCATTTCACGTGATTTCCAGCTACATAGACCTTGAAAATAACTCCACCGTGGTTGACAAACTCTTGCAATACAAGAGGAGGTTTAAGCTTGTTCAAACCGTCGTGATTAAACACAAGCGCCATTTTATGCGATTTAGCACTTCCATCAGCTACCACAGGCTTTGCAATGACCGGAAACTTCAACGTCTCCCAAGCACGCCGATCAGAAAGATCCTCCTTATCGTAAATCACAATCTGCTCCGGAATCCCAAACGATTCGTCGTGATTATTCTCAATCTTCAACTCGGATACCACCTGAAGCATAGAAATCCTGTTGTGAAGCCTCTCAATGGCGTCGAGTGAGTCCAAAATCACCACATTAGGGTTAATAGTCCTAAAATTCTCGAGTTGCTTCCTCCAATCCGCAGTATAGAGCTTGTGGAGAACACAATCAAAGGCTCCTTGATCAACAAGCGGCTTGTCCATATCGATCCGTACGAAATCGATACCTTTGGATTCAGCAAGCCTGAGCAAGGAATCTCGTATGAAACTCCGTCGCTTCTTGGGCAAAAGTGCATAGCCGATGCAGAATCTCCGTCCGATTTCCGCCAttgacaagaagaagaagaagaaatagaaaatgagaaaaacatcaaacaaTCATAAGAAcaggaagaaggagaagaaggagaaaccTAAAGAGAAGTTAATGGTTGtagaatt of the Cucumis sativus cultivar 9930 chromosome 3, Cucumber_9930_V3, whole genome shotgun sequence genome contains:
- the LOC101219065 gene encoding transcription factor MYB41, whose translation is MGRSPCCDENGVKKGPWTPEEDEKLIEFVAKNGHGSWRNLPKLAGLNRCGKSCRLRWTNYLRPDIKRGKFSEEEETSIIKLHSLLGNRWSKIASHLPGRTDNEIKNFWNTHLRKKLLQMGIDPNTHKPRTDLNHFLNLSQLFNNGIPNPLTSDHLKLQAEIAKLQLLQNLCQLLNPTTAIPTTINSNGFQNPNPSQFQAGSSTGFASVSGFEDGDKINKANKLEEMGSFDYVIQPENYYQLPPLILESPDGSTSNVNQIESIETNPLCFSTNSNSPTPSSSIFDSLESLMNDDEASGSYWKNILQ
- the LOC101211396 gene encoding inositol-tetrakisphosphate 1-kinase 1 → MAEIGRRFCIGYALLPKKRRSFIRDSLLRLAESKGIDFVRIDMDKPLVDQGAFDCVLHKLYTADWRKQLENFRTINPNVVILDSLDAIERLHNRISMLQVVSELKIENNHDESFGIPEQIVIYDKEDLSDRRAWETLKFPVIAKPVVADGSAKSHKMALVFNHDGLNKLKPPLVLQEFVNHGGVIFKVYVAGNHVKCVKRKSLPDISEDTLESVEDLQSFSQVSNLTNHERVDEKYYQMMQLDDTEMPPLSFVTDIAKGLRHALKLNLFNFDMMRDSRNKNRYLIVDINYFPGFAKMPGYEKIVTDFLSDIMRRNDRELVKAWFEHDASDPIAFDKRQVHNCENDSRKVVMLTCIGNGDGGG